Proteins encoded in a region of the Drosophila busckii strain San Diego stock center, stock number 13000-0081.31 chromosome 2L, ASM1175060v1, whole genome shotgun sequence genome:
- the LOC108602958 gene encoding leucine-rich repeat protein 1 — translation MKISNYKMKILCEVQVVNRNTQANRTPRAVKSTLAMGYKQSARDSNGNTKKELELVLFTPQVKAGTRYKVRENIHCVHTKFVLDGKVTIGFKQPAENLLIKCDPIQLKGFLQTLKLGMEGKDTMNLRLNIAAATAIPQKSQPQTRMTINRRSEYPIKGFPRTLKTLCITNIQLMKLSFEICTLRNLTTLDLCCNKLTKIPAELGRLSLNTLILSGNALGVYNDWNWLRGTKLTQSLCQLDLSANGLNYFPPPLVKYERLITLNLNHNDLRHLPFGIRRLQRLRSLHVSSNKLESLPAAIEDLHIDLLDVWGNSFRSFNGESAQEQLQRIAATQAHAPAALWLQAARSVSKYKLPYTAHTLPPILIDFLSEAPRCLCGKLCYALQPEELLQRATQPKFENIKSLTYSREHQIYADLIVCGRNCYSYTAQIAEHP, via the exons atgaaaatttcaaactataaaatgaaaatattatgcGAAGTGCAGGTGGTGAATCGCAACACTCAAGCGAATCGCACACCAAGAGCAGTCAAGTCAACGCTAGCCATGGGCTACAAGCAAAGCGCGCGAGACTCCAATGGCAACACCAAAAAGGAGCTCGAATTGGTGCTATTTACACCACAAGTAAAAGCTGGCACACGATACAAAGTGCGTGAAAATATACATTGCGTACACACCAAGTTTGTATTGGACGGCAAGGTCACCATAGGATTTAAGCAGCCAGCAGAAAATCTGCTCATCAAATGTGATCCCATACAGCTAAAGGGATTTTTGCAGACGCTCAAGCTGGGCATGGAGGGCAAGGATACCATGAATTTGAGACTGAACATTGCCGCAGCAACGGCCATACCACAAAAATCACAACCACAAACACGCATGACCATTAACCGACGCAGCGAGTATCCCATAAAGGGTTTTCCACGCACGCTTAAAACGCTATGCATCACCAATATACAACTGATGAAGCTGAGCTTCGAAATCTGCACTTTGCGCAATCTTACAACCCTGGACCTTTGCTGCAACAAGCTGACTAAG aTACCCGCTGAGCTGGGTCGCTTGAGTTTGAACACGCTGATTTTAAGCGGCAATGCGCTGGGCGTCTACAACGACTGGAACTGGCTGCGTGGTACCAAGCTGACACAGTCATTGTGTCAGCTGGACTTGTCCGCTAACGGACTCAACTACTTTCCACCACCTTTGGTTAAATACGAGCGACTGATTACGCTAAATTTGAATCACAACGACTTGCGTCATCTGCCCTTTGGCATACGTCGTCTGCAGCGATTGCGTTCGCTGCATGTGTCCAGCAATAAGCTGGAATCTCTGCCTGCTGCCATAGAAGATTTGCATATCGATTTGCTGGATGTGTGGGGCAATAGCTTCAGGAGCTTCAATGGCGAGAGCGCGCAGGAGCAGCTACAACGCATCGCTGCCACACAAGCGCATGCACCTGCAGCACTTTGGCTGCAGGCGGCGCGATCTGTTTCCAAATACAAGCTGCCATATACAGCGCACACATTGCCACCAATACTTATCGATTTCCTATCAGAGGCACCCAGATGCTTATGTGGCAAGCTCTGCTATGCGCTGCAGCCGGAGGAACTcttgcaacgtgcaacgcAACCAAAGTTTGAGAATATTAAAAGTCTGACCTACAGTCGCGAGCATCAGATCTACGCGGATTTAATTGTCTGCGGTCGCAATTGTTATTCCTATACGGCACAGATAGCGGAGCATCCCTGA
- the LOC108598653 gene encoding lipase 3 isoform X2, whose translation MWHFKQLLLFALCLSLSQCGSQADLSFLLGNISLFNVNFKSPTWLGRSLAVDSHLRIEHDVDPNIQEDSHLNTYSLIKKYGYPAENHTVTTDDGYILTLHRIARPGATPVLLVHGLLDSSATWVMMGPNKGLGYLLYEQGYDVWMANVRGNTYSRKHIKYTTHHAKFWDFTFHEMGVYDIPKTIDYILEQTNHKQLHYIGHSQGTVVFWIMGSERPEYMDKIMLMQALAPVAYMKHCKSPVVNFLAEFHMSIVLKLIGVHEFLPKNEFIVMFNQLICDETTLTKEICSNVIFLTTGFDKYQLNETMLPVVVGHAPAGAATKQMQHFGQLRRSGSFRQFDYGWLRNHWRYNSITPPAYKLKNVKAKVALYYAQNDWLAQPADVEALRAELPNVISEYMVDYEEFNHLDFIWGVDARVLLWERMLENMRAHGNENAIDTLD comes from the exons aTGTGGcattttaagcagctgctgttgttcgcTCTATGCCTGAGTTTGTCACAGTGCGGCAGCCAGGCTGATTTATCATTTCTACTCGGCAATATCAGTTTATTCAATGTAAACTTTAAGTCGCCCACATGGCTGGGCCGTTCATTAGCCGTGGACTCGCATTTGCGCATTGAGCACGATGTGGATCCAAATATACAAGAGGATTCGCATTTGAATACG TATAGTCTCATAAAGAAGTATGGCTATCCGGCGGAAAATCATACAGTTACGACAGATGATGGTTATATATTAACGCTGCATCGCATTGCTAGACCAGGGGCTACACCAGTGCTGCTGGTGCATGGACTGCTCGATAGTTCCGCCACTTGGGTGATGATGGGTCCCAATAAGGGCTTGG GTTACTTGCTATATGAGCAGGGCTATGATGTTTGGATGGCAAATGTGCGCGGCAATACTTATTCACGCaagcatattaagtatacgacgcATCATGCCAAGTTTTGGGACTTTACATTTCACGAAATGGGCGTGTATGATATACCCAAGACTATAGACTATATACTGGAGCAGACAAATCATAAACAGCTGCACTATATCGGACACTCGCAGGGCACTGTCGTATTTTGGATTATGGGCAGCGAGCGTCCCGAGTATATGGATAAGATAATGCTAATGCAGGCGCTAGCACCTGTGGCTTATATGAAGCATTGCAAGAGTCCTGTGGTGAATTTCCTCGCAGAATTTCACATGTCG ATTGTGCTGAAGCTCATTGGCGTGCATGAGTTTTTGCCCAAGAATGAATTTATAGTCATGTTCAATCAGCTGATTTGCGATGAGACAACGCTTACCAAGGAGATTTGCTCGAATGTTATATTCCTCACCACAGGCTTTGATAAATATCAGCTGAATGAAACAATGCTGCCCGTTGTAGTGGGGCATGCACCCGCTGGCGCTGCCAccaagcaaatgcaacacTTTGGCCAGCTGCGCAGATCGGGCAGCTTCCGTCAGTTTGACTACGGCTGGCTACGCAATCATTGGCGCTACAATAGCATAACGCCGCCAGCTTATAAGTTGAAGAATGTCAAAGCCAAGGTCGCTTTGTATTATGCTCAGAACGATTGGCTGGCTCAGCCCGCTGATGTCGAAGCGCTGCGTGCAGAGCTGCCCAATGTCATCTCCGAGTATATGGTGGACTATGAGGAGTTCAATCATCTGGACTTTATTTGGGGTGTTGATGCTCGCGTGCTGCTCTGGGAGCGCATGTTGGAGAATATGCGAGCGCATGGCAATGAAAATGCTA
- the LOC108598653 gene encoding lipase 3 isoform X1, translated as MWHFKQLLLFALCLSLSQCGSQADLSFLLGNISLFNVNFKSPTWLGRSLAVDSHLRIEHDVDPNIQEDSHLNTYSLIKKYGYPAENHTVTTDDGYILTLHRIARPGATPVLLVHGLLDSSATWVMMGPNKGLGYLLYEQGYDVWMANVRGNTYSRKHIKYTTHHAKFWDFTFHEMGVYDIPKTIDYILEQTNHKQLHYIGHSQGTVVFWIMGSERPEYMDKIMLMQALAPVAYMKHCKSPVVNFLAEFHMSVSIVLKLIGVHEFLPKNEFIVMFNQLICDETTLTKEICSNVIFLTTGFDKYQLNETMLPVVVGHAPAGAATKQMQHFGQLRRSGSFRQFDYGWLRNHWRYNSITPPAYKLKNVKAKVALYYAQNDWLAQPADVEALRAELPNVISEYMVDYEEFNHLDFIWGVDARVLLWERMLENMRAHGNENAIDTLD; from the exons aTGTGGcattttaagcagctgctgttgttcgcTCTATGCCTGAGTTTGTCACAGTGCGGCAGCCAGGCTGATTTATCATTTCTACTCGGCAATATCAGTTTATTCAATGTAAACTTTAAGTCGCCCACATGGCTGGGCCGTTCATTAGCCGTGGACTCGCATTTGCGCATTGAGCACGATGTGGATCCAAATATACAAGAGGATTCGCATTTGAATACG TATAGTCTCATAAAGAAGTATGGCTATCCGGCGGAAAATCATACAGTTACGACAGATGATGGTTATATATTAACGCTGCATCGCATTGCTAGACCAGGGGCTACACCAGTGCTGCTGGTGCATGGACTGCTCGATAGTTCCGCCACTTGGGTGATGATGGGTCCCAATAAGGGCTTGG GTTACTTGCTATATGAGCAGGGCTATGATGTTTGGATGGCAAATGTGCGCGGCAATACTTATTCACGCaagcatattaagtatacgacgcATCATGCCAAGTTTTGGGACTTTACATTTCACGAAATGGGCGTGTATGATATACCCAAGACTATAGACTATATACTGGAGCAGACAAATCATAAACAGCTGCACTATATCGGACACTCGCAGGGCACTGTCGTATTTTGGATTATGGGCAGCGAGCGTCCCGAGTATATGGATAAGATAATGCTAATGCAGGCGCTAGCACCTGTGGCTTATATGAAGCATTGCAAGAGTCCTGTGGTGAATTTCCTCGCAGAATTTCACATGTCGGTGAGC ATTGTGCTGAAGCTCATTGGCGTGCATGAGTTTTTGCCCAAGAATGAATTTATAGTCATGTTCAATCAGCTGATTTGCGATGAGACAACGCTTACCAAGGAGATTTGCTCGAATGTTATATTCCTCACCACAGGCTTTGATAAATATCAGCTGAATGAAACAATGCTGCCCGTTGTAGTGGGGCATGCACCCGCTGGCGCTGCCAccaagcaaatgcaacacTTTGGCCAGCTGCGCAGATCGGGCAGCTTCCGTCAGTTTGACTACGGCTGGCTACGCAATCATTGGCGCTACAATAGCATAACGCCGCCAGCTTATAAGTTGAAGAATGTCAAAGCCAAGGTCGCTTTGTATTATGCTCAGAACGATTGGCTGGCTCAGCCCGCTGATGTCGAAGCGCTGCGTGCAGAGCTGCCCAATGTCATCTCCGAGTATATGGTGGACTATGAGGAGTTCAATCATCTGGACTTTATTTGGGGTGTTGATGCTCGCGTGCTGCTCTGGGAGCGCATGTTGGAGAATATGCGAGCGCATGGCAATGAAAATGCTA